The Elusimicrobiales bacterium genome window below encodes:
- the kdpB gene encoding potassium-transporting ATPase subunit KdpB, producing the protein MSKTFWDRKLVLRAAADAFAKLNPAVQLGNPVMFVTLLGAAVVTCCVILRLPHIPGFELQIALWLWFTVLFANFAEALAEGHGKARAESLRKSRVEIIARRIENGREEKVSASALRRGDTVVCEAGDMIPGDGEVAEGIATVDESAITGESAPVIRESGGDRSAVTGGTRVLSDRIVVRISADPGQSFVDRMIALIENSARQKTPNETALNMVLAALTVIFLLAVVSLKFFADYAAASAGQDLSAVVTVPVLVSLLVCLIPTTIGGLLSAIGIAGMDRMLQKNVIAKSGRAVEAAGDIDVLLLDKTGTITFGNRMASAFIPAPGVTEQELAQAAQLASLSDETPEGRSITALAKSKFQLRAEGLQPHEAKFIPFSAMTQCSGVELHNPPRKILKGSIAAIRGLCAFPPELEERQAAIANSGGTPLAVVDNGRALGLIHLKDVVKGGIKERFTQLRKMGIKTIMITGDNPLTAAAIAAEAGVDDFMAQATPESKLARIRQEQSSGRLVAMTGDGTNDAPALAQADVAVTMNTGTQAAREAGNMVDLDSNPTKLIEIVETGKQLLMTRGALTTFSIANDVAKYFAIIPALFGALYAADGHAGPLASLNIMRLHSPQSAVLSAVIFNALIIIALIPLALRGVKYEAVDAQTLLRRNVLVYGAGGVIAPFIGIKLLDMVIGLVI; encoded by the coding sequence ATGAGCAAAACCTTCTGGGATAGGAAGCTGGTCCTGCGCGCGGCGGCGGACGCTTTTGCCAAGCTCAATCCGGCGGTTCAGCTTGGCAATCCGGTGATGTTTGTAACACTCCTCGGCGCCGCTGTGGTGACGTGCTGTGTAATCCTGCGGCTGCCGCATATCCCCGGTTTTGAGCTGCAAATCGCGCTGTGGCTGTGGTTTACGGTGCTGTTTGCCAATTTCGCCGAGGCGCTGGCCGAGGGGCACGGCAAGGCCCGCGCCGAATCGCTGCGCAAATCCCGGGTGGAAATAATCGCCCGCCGGATTGAAAACGGCAGGGAGGAAAAAGTCTCCGCCTCCGCGCTACGCAGGGGCGACACCGTGGTCTGCGAGGCCGGGGACATGATTCCCGGCGACGGCGAAGTGGCCGAAGGCATCGCCACCGTGGACGAATCCGCCATAACCGGAGAATCCGCGCCCGTCATCCGCGAAAGCGGCGGCGACAGAAGCGCGGTTACCGGCGGCACAAGAGTGCTGAGCGACAGAATTGTTGTCCGCATCTCCGCCGACCCCGGGCAGAGCTTCGTGGACCGGATGATAGCCCTTATAGAAAACTCCGCCCGCCAGAAAACGCCCAACGAGACCGCGCTTAACATGGTGCTGGCCGCGCTGACGGTTATTTTCCTGCTGGCGGTGGTTTCGCTGAAGTTTTTCGCGGATTACGCGGCGGCCTCCGCCGGGCAGGATTTGTCCGCCGTGGTAACGGTTCCGGTGCTTGTGTCGCTGCTGGTCTGCCTGATACCCACCACCATAGGCGGGCTTTTAAGCGCCATCGGCATAGCCGGAATGGACCGGATGCTCCAGAAAAACGTGATAGCCAAAAGCGGCCGCGCGGTTGAGGCCGCCGGCGACATAGACGTGCTGCTGCTGGACAAAACCGGCACCATCACCTTCGGCAACAGGATGGCAAGCGCTTTTATCCCCGCGCCGGGGGTAACGGAGCAGGAGCTGGCGCAGGCCGCGCAGCTGGCCTCCCTCTCCGACGAGACGCCGGAGGGCCGCTCCATAACCGCGCTGGCCAAGTCAAAATTCCAGCTGCGCGCGGAGGGGCTGCAGCCCCACGAGGCGAAATTCATCCCCTTTTCCGCCATGACGCAATGCAGCGGAGTGGAGTTGCATAACCCGCCGCGGAAAATACTGAAAGGCTCCATCGCCGCCATCAGGGGACTGTGCGCGTTCCCGCCGGAGCTGGAGGAGCGGCAGGCCGCCATAGCCAATTCCGGCGGCACGCCGCTGGCGGTGGTTGACAACGGCAGGGCGCTGGGGCTTATACACCTCAAAGACGTGGTCAAGGGCGGCATAAAGGAGCGTTTCACGCAATTGCGCAAGATGGGAATCAAAACCATCATGATAACGGGCGACAATCCGCTTACCGCCGCCGCCATCGCAGCCGAGGCCGGGGTAGACGATTTTATGGCGCAGGCCACGCCCGAATCCAAGCTGGCGCGCATACGGCAGGAGCAATCCTCCGGCAGGCTGGTGGCCATGACCGGCGACGGCACCAACGACGCTCCCGCTCTGGCGCAGGCCGACGTGGCCGTAACCATGAACACCGGCACACAGGCCGCGCGCGAAGCCGGCAATATGGTGGATCTGGACAGCAACCCCACCAAACTTATAGAGATAGTGGAAACCGGCAAGCAGCTTCTCATGACGCGCGGCGCGCTGACCACATTCAGCATCGCAAACGACGTTGCCAAGTATTTTGCCATAATCCCGGCGCTGTTTGGCGCGCTGTATGCGGCGGACGGCCACGCCGGGCCGCTGGCGTCGCTTAACATAATGCGGCTGCATTCGCCGCAAAGCGCGGTGCTCAGCGCGGTCATATTCAACGCGCTGATAATAATCGCGCTGATTCCGCTGGCGCTGCGCGGCGTCAAATACGAGGCGGTGGACGCGCAAACCCTGCTGCGGCGCAATGTGCTGGTCTACGGCGCGGGCGGGGTTATCGCGCCGTTTATCGGCATAAAGCTGCTGGATATGGTGATAGGGCTTGTCATATGA
- the trpS gene encoding tryptophan--tRNA ligase, which produces MKKKLVSGMRTTGRLHLGNYFGALKNWAQLQDGYDCYFFTADWHVLTTKHDNTENIVSDTREMVIDWLCAGLDPQKAVIFRQSDVPEHAELALLLGMITPVGWLLRCPTYKEQLIEIFQKKYAGQMEHHKTEDASKLMSALNQSAGIGGDAELAAASELASFGFLGYPVLQAADISVHGGEVVPVGQDQVAHIEISREIARKFNDLYGAVLPEPQPLLSQVPKVPGTDGRKMSKSYGNAIEMCEAADSAQKKVMAMFTDPGKKRANDKGNPDGCVVFAFHKICNPDFKTREGECREGAIGCVNCKKHLFTFMEQQLAGFREKRKPYESDPQLADKILAEGGKKARASASETMKLVRKAMKLA; this is translated from the coding sequence ATGAAGAAAAAACTGGTTTCCGGCATGAGAACCACGGGAAGATTGCATCTCGGCAATTATTTCGGCGCGCTAAAAAACTGGGCGCAGTTGCAGGACGGCTACGACTGCTATTTTTTCACCGCGGACTGGCATGTGCTTACCACAAAGCACGACAACACCGAAAATATCGTCTCCGACACGCGCGAGATGGTCATAGACTGGCTCTGCGCCGGGCTGGACCCGCAAAAAGCCGTTATTTTCCGCCAGTCCGACGTGCCCGAACACGCCGAGCTTGCGCTGCTGCTGGGCATGATAACGCCGGTGGGCTGGCTGCTGCGCTGCCCGACATATAAAGAACAACTCATTGAAATTTTCCAGAAAAAATACGCGGGACAGATGGAGCATCACAAGACCGAAGACGCGTCCAAACTGATGAGCGCGCTGAACCAGTCCGCCGGCATAGGCGGCGACGCGGAGCTTGCGGCAGCCTCCGAGCTGGCCTCTTTCGGTTTTCTGGGCTACCCGGTGCTGCAGGCCGCCGATATTTCGGTGCATGGCGGCGAGGTTGTGCCCGTGGGCCAGGACCAGGTGGCCCATATTGAAATCTCACGCGAGATAGCGCGCAAATTCAACGACTTGTACGGCGCGGTATTGCCGGAGCCGCAGCCGCTGCTAAGCCAGGTTCCGAAGGTGCCGGGGACAGACGGGCGCAAAATGTCCAAATCCTACGGCAATGCCATAGAGATGTGCGAAGCCGCGGATTCGGCGCAGAAAAAAGTTATGGCGATGTTTACCGACCCCGGCAAAAAGCGCGCCAACGACAAGGGCAACCCGGACGGCTGCGTGGTGTTCGCCTTCCACAAAATCTGCAACCCGGATTTCAAAACCCGCGAAGGCGAATGCCGCGAGGGCGCAATCGGCTGCGTCAACTGCAAAAAGCATTTGTTCACATTCATGGAGCAGCAGCTCGCCGGCTTCCGCGAAAAGCGCAAGCCCTACGAATCCGACCCGCAGCTTGCCGATAAAATTCTGGCCGAAGGCGGGAAAAAGGCCCGCGCAAGCGCATCGGAAACCATGAAACTTGTCCGCAAAGCGATGAAACTGGCATGA
- the kdpC gene encoding potassium-transporting ATPase subunit KdpC encodes MKTTLAALKFLILMTVLTGLAYPLAVWMFARTFSGGAASGGLIWRGGRIIGSKLVAQNFTGPGYFWPRPSAVDYNPMPSGGSNRAPGSAALRDAAKARREKFGADAPADLIFASGSGLDPHISPQAALAQCARVAKARGIDESRLAALALSRAEGSRSGFSGEPRVNVLLLNLALDEWQAATAGHP; translated from the coding sequence ATGAAAACAACTCTTGCCGCGCTTAAATTCCTGATTTTAATGACCGTGCTAACCGGGCTTGCCTACCCGCTTGCCGTATGGATGTTCGCGCGAACTTTTTCCGGCGGCGCCGCCTCCGGCGGGCTTATATGGCGCGGCGGGCGGATAATCGGCTCGAAGCTTGTGGCCCAGAATTTCACCGGGCCGGGATATTTCTGGCCGCGCCCCTCGGCGGTTGATTACAACCCCATGCCGTCCGGCGGCAGCAACCGCGCGCCGGGCAGCGCGGCATTGCGGGACGCCGCCAAAGCCCGCAGGGAAAAATTCGGAGCGGACGCCCCGGCGGATTTGATTTTCGCCTCCGGCAGCGGGCTGGACCCGCATATAAGCCCGCAGGCCGCGCTGGCGCAGTGCGCGCGCGTGGCCAAAGCGCGCGGCATTGACGAATCGCGGCTGGCCGCGCTGGCGCTATCCCGCGCCGAAGGCAGCCGTTCCGGCTTTTCCGGCGAACCGAGGGTGAACGTGCTGCTTCTAAACCTCGCGCTGGATGAGTGGCAGGCCGCAACAGCCGGGCATCCTTAA
- a CDS encoding site-2 protease family protein, protein MEWIYQAPVLFFSIIFHEFAHGYMAFRRGDDTAYHSGRLTLNPLPHIDFMGTIALPVLCHFAGLPMFGWAKPVPINPLRLYTPRTDVVKVAACGPLSNLLLAAACAVFMKLALLARASLGPEMTVTMVKAMGFGITINIVLAVFNLIPLAPLDGSRIVAGLLPYNMAARYESHARYAPFILIALIFTGAIKYLILPPLVLALFVLAKMGLPML, encoded by the coding sequence ATGGAATGGATTTATCAGGCCCCCGTATTGTTTTTTTCAATAATATTCCATGAATTCGCCCACGGCTATATGGCCTTCCGCCGGGGCGACGACACCGCTTATCATTCCGGCAGGCTCACGCTTAACCCGCTGCCGCATATAGACTTCATGGGCACCATAGCGCTGCCCGTGCTTTGCCATTTCGCCGGACTGCCGATGTTCGGCTGGGCCAAGCCGGTGCCGATAAACCCGCTGCGGCTTTATACTCCCAGGACGGATGTGGTCAAGGTGGCGGCGTGCGGCCCGCTGTCAAACCTGCTGCTTGCCGCCGCCTGCGCGGTATTTATGAAACTGGCGCTGCTGGCGCGCGCTTCCCTGGGGCCGGAGATGACGGTTACCATGGTAAAGGCCATGGGTTTCGGCATCACCATAAATATAGTGCTGGCGGTATTCAACCTTATACCGCTTGCTCCGCTGGACGGCTCGCGCATAGTGGCGGGGCTGCTGCCTTACAATATGGCGGCCCGCTACGAAAGCCACGCGCGCTACGCGCCGTTCATACTTATCGCGCTTATTTTCACCGGCGCGATAAAGTATCTGATACTGCCGCCGCTTGTGCTGGCGCTTTTCGTGCTGGCCAAAATGGGGCTTCCAATGCTATGA
- the kdpA gene encoding potassium-transporting ATPase subunit KdpA: protein MNYTQIAVYAVALGLLSPPLGIYMAAALENSSRLQSRIFGPAERLIYRLCGIDADEAMNWKEYLRALLVFSFFCFAAVFVMQLLQGKLPLNPNGLGAVEWMSALNTAVSFMTNTNWQGYAGETTMSHFTQMAGLAVQNFLSAAAGIAVMAAMVRGLAKRTETLGNFWGDMTRITVRLLLPLSLLAAGLLVWQGVPQTFAPNARAVTVEGAAQTIPLGPAASQIAIKQIGTNGGGYYNANSAHPLENPTPLSNFIEMLALLLLPAACVFAYGEMAGNRRHGALLFAVMLAFWAAGLAVSLWAESGNPAALEGKEVRFGITNSVIWAVSTTAASNGSVNAMHSSLSPLAGGTALFNIMLGEVVFGGAGSGMYGMLLFVLLTVFLCGLMVGRTPEYLGRKIEKNEILLTIIGVLAPGAAILAGAALSCAVPAALASLSCGAPHGFSELLYAWTSAAGNNGSAFAGLNANTPFFNIGLAAAMLIGRFAVIIPCLAIAGGMGLKKQCPPSAGTLPTDTLTFGALLGAVILIVGGLTFFPALALGPLAEHLL, encoded by the coding sequence ATGAATTACACGCAGATAGCCGTTTATGCCGTCGCGCTGGGTTTGCTTTCGCCGCCGCTGGGGATTTACATGGCCGCCGCGCTGGAAAATTCCAGCCGGCTTCAGTCCCGGATATTCGGCCCTGCCGAGAGGCTGATATACAGGCTTTGCGGCATTGACGCAGACGAAGCGATGAACTGGAAGGAATATCTGCGCGCCCTGCTGGTTTTCAGCTTTTTCTGCTTCGCGGCGGTGTTTGTGATGCAGCTTTTGCAGGGAAAGCTGCCGCTTAACCCCAACGGGCTGGGGGCGGTTGAGTGGATGTCCGCGCTCAACACCGCAGTCAGCTTCATGACAAACACCAACTGGCAGGGATACGCGGGCGAGACGACGATGAGCCATTTCACCCAGATGGCGGGGCTTGCCGTGCAGAATTTCCTCAGCGCGGCGGCGGGAATTGCGGTGATGGCGGCGATGGTGCGCGGCCTTGCAAAGCGCACGGAAACGCTGGGCAATTTCTGGGGCGATATGACGCGGATTACGGTGCGGCTGCTACTGCCGCTGTCGCTGCTTGCGGCGGGGCTGCTGGTCTGGCAGGGCGTGCCGCAGACTTTCGCGCCCAACGCGCGGGCGGTTACGGTGGAAGGGGCCGCGCAAACCATACCGCTGGGGCCTGCCGCCTCGCAAATCGCCATAAAGCAGATAGGCACCAACGGCGGCGGCTATTACAATGCCAATTCCGCCCATCCGCTTGAAAATCCGACGCCGCTAAGCAATTTCATTGAAATGCTGGCCCTTCTGCTGCTGCCGGCGGCCTGCGTTTTCGCCTACGGCGAAATGGCCGGGAACCGGCGGCACGGCGCGCTGCTGTTTGCGGTGATGCTGGCCTTCTGGGCGGCGGGGCTGGCGGTTTCGCTATGGGCGGAAAGCGGAAATCCGGCGGCATTGGAGGGAAAAGAGGTCCGCTTCGGCATAACCAACAGCGTTATATGGGCCGTGTCCACCACCGCCGCGTCCAACGGCTCGGTGAATGCGATGCACTCCAGCCTCTCGCCGCTGGCGGGCGGAACCGCGCTGTTTAACATAATGCTGGGCGAGGTCGTCTTCGGCGGCGCCGGCTCCGGCATGTACGGAATGCTGCTGTTTGTGCTGCTGACGGTATTTTTATGCGGGCTTATGGTGGGCCGGACGCCGGAATACCTGGGCAGGAAAATAGAGAAAAACGAGATTCTGCTGACCATAATCGGGGTGCTGGCTCCGGGCGCGGCCATACTGGCGGGCGCGGCGCTGTCCTGCGCGGTTCCGGCGGCGCTGGCCAGCCTGTCCTGCGGCGCGCCGCACGGCTTTAGCGAACTGCTCTATGCCTGGACCTCCGCCGCCGGCAACAACGGCAGCGCGTTTGCCGGGCTAAACGCCAACACACCGTTTTTCAACATCGGGCTGGCCGCCGCCATGCTTATAGGCAGGTTCGCGGTTATAATACCGTGCCTTGCCATAGCCGGCGGCATGGGGCTTAAAAAGCAATGCCCCCCCTCCGCCGGGACGCTGCCGACGGACACTCTCACCTTCGGCGCGCTGCTGGGCGCGGTGATACTGATTGTGGGCGGGCTGACTTTTTTCCCGGCGCTGGCCTTAGGTCCGCTGGCGGAACATCTTTTATGA